Proteins co-encoded in one Desulfitobacterium hafniense DCB-2 genomic window:
- a CDS encoding amino acid ABC transporter permease, whose protein sequence is MSLDWIIRILTENWPMFLRGAGFTLLISIIGTIIGSLIGLIIGVIRTIPMPERGIKRILLKVVNALLASYIEFFRGTPMIVQAMVIYYGSALAFDIHMNHIFAGIFIVSINTGAYMAEIVRGGIISIDKGQFEAAHAIGMNHIQTMFNVVLPQVIRNILPATGNEFVINIKDTSVLNVISVTELYFQTKSIAGNNFRYFEAFFVACILYFIMTFTVTRILRYIERRMDGPESYTMNQMQVQTAESMLRRTKT, encoded by the coding sequence ATGAGCTTAGATTGGATCATACGCATTTTGACTGAAAACTGGCCCATGTTTCTGCGCGGAGCAGGGTTCACCCTTTTAATCTCCATCATCGGTACCATCATTGGCTCTCTCATCGGACTTATTATCGGTGTTATACGCACTATCCCCATGCCGGAACGGGGAATTAAACGCATTTTACTGAAAGTGGTCAATGCTCTTTTGGCAAGCTATATTGAGTTTTTCCGGGGAACCCCCATGATCGTTCAGGCTATGGTTATTTATTATGGGTCCGCCTTAGCTTTTGACATCCATATGAATCATATCTTTGCGGGAATTTTTATCGTTTCTATTAATACCGGGGCCTATATGGCCGAGATCGTCCGCGGCGGCATTATATCCATTGACAAAGGACAATTTGAAGCAGCCCATGCCATCGGCATGAACCATATCCAGACTATGTTCAATGTGGTATTGCCTCAGGTTATCCGCAATATTCTCCCGGCTACAGGCAATGAATTTGTGATCAATATTAAAGATACCTCTGTTCTCAATGTGATCTCCGTTACGGAACTGTATTTCCAAACCAAGTCCATCGCCGGGAATAACTTCCGCTACTTTGAAGCCTTCTTTGTGGCCTGTATCCTCTACTTCATTATGACCTTTACGGTAACGCGCATTCTTCGTTATATTGAAAGAAGGATGGATGGACCGGAAAGCTACACTATGAATCAAATGCAGGTGCAGACTGCCGAAAGTATGCTGCGCAGAACCAAGACCTGA
- a CDS encoding amino acid ABC transporter ATP-binding protein translates to MAKVIEVQHLSKSFGPNEVLKDIDFSVRKGEVVCIIGSSGSGKSTLLRCINLLEKPSGGQIIYKGENILDDQHDVYQYRQKLGMVFQQFNLFNNHNVLNNCMVGQIKLLKRSKAEAEEVAMKYLKVVGMEQYINAKPKQLSGGQKQRVAIARALSMEPDVMLFDEPTSALDPEMVGEVLKVMKELAESGLTMLVVTHEMGFAKEVSDRVVFMDKGVIAEEGPPEEIFNNPTQERTREFLKRTLTPQV, encoded by the coding sequence TTGGCAAAAGTCATTGAAGTTCAACATTTAAGCAAATCCTTTGGCCCTAATGAAGTCTTAAAGGATATCGATTTTTCCGTGCGCAAAGGAGAAGTGGTCTGTATTATCGGCTCGTCCGGATCCGGTAAATCCACCCTGCTCCGTTGCATTAACCTTTTGGAGAAACCCAGCGGCGGCCAGATCATCTATAAAGGGGAAAACATTCTCGATGATCAGCATGATGTCTATCAATACCGCCAAAAGCTGGGGATGGTCTTTCAGCAGTTCAATCTGTTCAATAACCATAATGTCCTGAACAATTGCATGGTAGGGCAAATCAAATTATTGAAGCGTTCCAAGGCCGAAGCTGAGGAAGTGGCTATGAAATACCTGAAAGTTGTAGGGATGGAGCAATACATCAATGCCAAGCCCAAGCAATTGTCGGGAGGGCAAAAACAACGGGTAGCCATTGCCCGGGCTCTGTCCATGGAACCGGATGTGATGCTCTTTGACGAGCCTACCTCCGCCCTGGATCCGGAGATGGTGGGAGAAGTGCTGAAGGTTATGAAAGAATTAGCTGAATCGGGACTGACCATGTTGGTAGTTACCCATGAAATGGGCTTTGCCAAAGAGGTTTCCGATCGGGTGGTCTTTATGGATAAAGGGGTGATCGCCGAGGAGGGTCCTCCGGAGGAGATCTTTAATAACCCCACACAGGAGCGGACCCGGGAGTTCTTAAAACGGACCTTGACTCCCCAAGTTTAA
- a CDS encoding transporter substrate-binding domain-containing protein produces the protein MKRKLSIVMAGLLSVMLLATGCGSSGQGNTQTPDAGNEINTFKVGLEAGYAPFNWTQMNDSNGGVKIDGGAEYAGGYDVEIAKKIAAGLGKELVIVKTEWDGLVPALTSGKIDAIIAGMSPTEERKATIDFSDIYYQSDLVIVVKSGSKYENSTSLKDFNGAKITAQLNTFHYGVIDQIPGVAKQTAMDNFPAMRVALQSGMIDGYVSERPEGVSAQAANSDFKMVELTDGFKTSPEDTAIAVGVKKGSELTAKINEILKGIPEAERIQIMDNAIKNQPAAN, from the coding sequence ATGAAAAGAAAATTATCAATAGTGATGGCAGGGTTGCTTTCTGTCATGCTGCTGGCCACAGGCTGCGGTTCAAGCGGCCAGGGCAATACCCAAACACCGGACGCAGGGAATGAAATCAATACCTTTAAAGTCGGCTTAGAGGCAGGTTATGCCCCCTTTAACTGGACGCAAATGAATGATTCCAACGGTGGTGTCAAAATTGATGGCGGTGCTGAATATGCTGGTGGCTACGATGTGGAGATTGCCAAGAAAATTGCCGCAGGATTAGGCAAAGAACTGGTCATTGTTAAAACCGAATGGGATGGTCTTGTTCCTGCTTTAACTTCCGGGAAAATCGATGCGATTATCGCCGGTATGTCCCCCACTGAAGAACGGAAAGCCACCATTGACTTCTCCGATATTTATTACCAATCCGATCTGGTGATCGTGGTCAAGAGCGGCAGCAAGTATGAAAACTCCACCTCTCTTAAAGACTTTAATGGGGCTAAAATTACGGCTCAGTTAAACACCTTCCACTATGGTGTTATTGACCAAATCCCAGGAGTTGCCAAACAGACCGCTATGGATAACTTCCCGGCTATGCGGGTCGCATTACAATCAGGCATGATTGACGGTTATGTTTCCGAACGTCCGGAAGGGGTCAGTGCCCAGGCGGCCAACAGTGATTTTAAAATGGTTGAATTAACCGATGGATTCAAAACTTCTCCTGAAGATACGGCCATTGCCGTAGGGGTGAAAAAAGGCAGCGAACTTACCGCCAAAATCAATGAGATCTTAAAAGGGATTCCTGAAGCAGAGCGTATCCAAATCATGGATAATGCGATTAAGAACCAACCGGCAGCTAACTAA